Proteins from one Dysgonomonas sp. HDW5A genomic window:
- a CDS encoding N-acetylmuramoyl-L-alanine amidase: MKKIFLVFTILFWVMCTAINAADDKFVVVIDAGHGGKDGGAVRGTYKEKEINLGVALALGKLIESNMPDVKVVYTRKTDVFVDLYKRADIANKAKANLFISIHTNSTAAKVTTASGADTYILGLAKSEENLAVAKRENSVILLEDNYTKRYEGFDPNSPESNIIFEFMTDKYMEQSLQFASNVQSGFTGVARRVDRGVLQAGFLVLRESGMPSVLIELGFINNPTEAKYLTSSTGQRNMASAIFSGLQKYKKEFDKKQGKSYAGTSRVTKKESARANDIILIEDSNEDDNDNTSSQDTNKSTPASSNNRPKYISKNTDVTQLTNTNSRDRKPAVKQEKTRKTESVSSSNSVAPSKETKTSSNVNNNTKSVVSSGTIEYRVQFLTGGSKFASNSPKFKGLSPVGFYMDGSTYKYTYGSATTEAEALRLQKEVRTKFKDAFIVRFKNNVRIK, translated from the coding sequence ATGAAGAAAATATTTTTAGTTTTTACCATCCTATTTTGGGTAATGTGTACGGCAATTAATGCAGCAGATGATAAATTTGTAGTAGTAATTGATGCAGGTCACGGGGGCAAAGATGGTGGAGCTGTAAGAGGTACTTATAAAGAAAAAGAAATAAACCTGGGTGTTGCTCTGGCTCTTGGTAAATTGATAGAATCGAACATGCCGGATGTAAAAGTTGTTTATACTCGCAAAACGGATGTGTTTGTGGATTTATATAAACGTGCTGATATAGCAAATAAGGCAAAAGCCAATCTTTTTATATCGATACATACCAATTCTACTGCAGCCAAAGTAACTACGGCATCGGGTGCTGATACCTATATTCTGGGATTGGCAAAGAGTGAAGAGAATTTAGCAGTTGCAAAACGCGAGAACTCGGTTATCTTGTTAGAAGATAATTATACGAAGCGCTATGAAGGTTTTGACCCTAACTCTCCGGAATCAAACATTATTTTCGAGTTTATGACCGACAAGTACATGGAGCAAAGTTTACAATTTGCAAGCAATGTACAAAGTGGTTTCACGGGAGTCGCAAGAAGGGTTGATAGGGGTGTTTTGCAAGCAGGTTTTCTTGTTTTGCGAGAATCAGGTATGCCTAGTGTTCTTATAGAACTTGGGTTTATCAATAATCCGACAGAAGCTAAATATCTAACATCCTCGACCGGACAGAGAAATATGGCAAGTGCGATATTTTCAGGGTTGCAAAAGTATAAAAAGGAATTCGATAAGAAGCAAGGTAAATCATATGCTGGAACTTCTCGTGTAACGAAGAAAGAATCAGCAAGAGCGAATGATATAATATTAATAGAAGATAGCAATGAGGATGATAATGACAATACATCTTCTCAGGATACGAACAAATCAACTCCGGCAAGTTCTAATAATAGACCTAAGTATATATCGAAAAATACGGATGTCACTCAATTAACGAATACGAATAGTCGAGATCGGAAACCTGCAGTAAAGCAGGAAAAAACTAGAAAAACAGAATCAGTATCGTCGTCTAATTCAGTCGCTCCTTCGAAGGAAACTAAAACTTCTTCAAATGTGAACAATAATACAAAGTCTGTTGTTTCTTCTGGTACGATAGAGTATAGAGTTCAATTTTTGACAGGAGGTTCGAAATTTGCTTCCAACTCACCTAAGTTTAAAGGGTTATCGCCTGTTGGTTTTTATATGGATGGCTCAACCTATAAGTATACATATGGTTCGGCTACAACTGAAGCTGAGGCTTTAAGGTTGCAAAAGGAAGTTCGTACAAAATTTAAGGATGCATTTATTGTTCGATTTAAAAATAATGTACGCATTAAATAA